Within the Syntrophorhabdales bacterium genome, the region CCTCGGCGCGCCTCGGTATGCATCTTGAACGCAAATCGGTATTATACCAGAAAGTTTAACAACGAGATAGACAAACGATCTTCTTTGCGGCTTCAATCTACTCTTGCCGATCCGTACCTCCCGAGTGAGAGCACGTTAAGCGTCTTGACAGTCGCAATCCCTCGTGATACTTTAACATTTCGCAACCGAGCTAACGTACGTCTTCGTGATCAAGGAATTAAATTTCCTCATCATATAAGTTGGACTGAAGCTTGCCCGAAGAAGAGGGGATGGAATGGCCAATCTGCACGTCAAAGAGATCAAGACGCTGTCGTACGAACGACCTGTGATAAAAAGAGGTTACGCGAACCAGACGCTCTACGTCAACCTGACGGACTCTGCAATCTCCTGTAAACCGGTAAGCGAAGCGATGCGCGAAACGTTCATCGGCGGCAAGGGCTTTGATCTCTGGCTCCTCTGGCACGCTGTGAAGAAGAACACCCGGTGGGATTCTCCTGAAAACGCACTCTGCGTCGCCTGCGGGCCATTAGGCGGCACGTCTGTATATCCGGGGTCGGGTAAGAGCATCGTGGCGGCCGTCTCTCCGACAACGGGCTCGGTGATGGACTCGAACGTAGGCGGATTCTTCGGCCCTTATCTCAAGTTTTCAGGGTTTGACGCTCTGGAAATCCAGGGTAAGACTAATACGCCGACCGTTATCTTCATCGACGGGGTCACTAAGCAGGTGCAGATTCTCGAAGTGGAGGGGCTCCCTGCAGGGGCGCACGATATCTCTGAAGTTCTGACCGATCACTTCGGCAAGGGGAAGCCCAGGACTATTTCTGTGGTCTCTACAGGCCCCGGAGCAAAGCACAGCTTGATAGGCCTCCTCAACTTTTCCTGGTATGACCCGAAGCGATCAAGAGCCAGGCTCAAGCAGGCGGGACGCGGGGGCATGGGAACGGTCTTTGCAGACAAGGGTCTGAAAGCCATCGTAGCACGGTGGGACACCGTCAACCTCGCACTCAACGATCCTGCAGACGAAGAGACGCTCAAGAAAGTAGCAAAGCTCCACTCCCAGGAAATAATCGAACAGGATCCGAGGCAGAACCAGATGTCATCCGTAGGTACTGCGCATCTGGTCACCATCATGAACGACTATGACCTTCTACCGACTCACAACTTCCGTTACGGCCAGCATCCGGACGCGCCAAAGGTGGGCATGGAGGTTTACAGGCCCTTGTTTGACAAAGGTTTCGACGGTTGCTGGATGGGCTGTTCGCTCGCCTGTTCGCACGGCGTCAGGGATTTTGTACCCACGAGCGGTCCATACGCGGGAAAGAAAGTCTTTGTGGATGGCCCCGAGTACGAGACGATTGCCGGATGCGGTTCCAATCACGGCATCTTT harbors:
- a CDS encoding aldehyde ferredoxin oxidoreductase C-terminal domain-containing protein, which translates into the protein MANLHVKEIKTLSYERPVIKRGYANQTLYVNLTDSAISCKPVSEAMRETFIGGKGFDLWLLWHAVKKNTRWDSPENALCVACGPLGGTSVYPGSGKSIVAAVSPTTGSVMDSNVGGFFGPYLKFSGFDALEIQGKTNTPTVIFIDGVTKQVQILEVEGLPAGAHDISEVLTDHFGKGKPRTISVVSTGPGAKHSLIGLLNFSWYDPKRSRARLKQAGRGGMGTVFADKGLKAIVARWDTVNLALNDPADEETLKKVAKLHSQEIIEQDPRQNQMSSVGTAHLVTIMNDYDLLPTHNFRYGQHPDAPKVGMEVYRPLFDKGFDGCWMGCSLACSHGVRDFVPTSGPYAGKKVFVDGPEYETIAGCGSNHGIFDPLHIIEMNFYCDNYGVDTISVGTGIAFAMECFEMGLINKTHTGGMDLKFGNKASALELLHQMARGEGFGKIVGQGIRRMKQIFSREFGADRAIMEDIGMEAKGLEFSEYMPKESLAQQGGYGLALKGPQHDEAWLIFLDMVHNFLPTFEHKAEALHWFPLWRTWFGLCGLCKLPWNDVVPPDNKQTKEPAKVIQHVEWYTQYFNAVTGKNCTPEDLITMSEKVYNFQRILCLKLGFGRRAHDAIPYRAMGPVTTDEYESRAERYDKQLEELHGVNTTGMSTADKVHTLRKLREQKYEQLKDAVYERRGWTKDGIPTLDTVKRLGIDLPEVVDVLKEHGVA